A genomic region of Daphnia carinata strain CSIRO-1 chromosome 5, CSIRO_AGI_Dcar_HiC_V3, whole genome shotgun sequence contains the following coding sequences:
- the LOC130696347 gene encoding nicotinamide N-methyltransferase-like: MMESKRLALEKLYKDNFQPEEYLTTYYRSLDSEVEFFLRNLHHFFFVSNGGEESSATASDFEGLEKQVEREVDEDEKVAKKHEKRAKEKRRVLEIGSGPVPISMISASRWCEWIVCSDFLEQNRQKIKQWLMTANAQPPPPGQKHDETWLPFFRYVAQLERAESETILLDRVRHSVRAVVPCNVLLTDPLMDNKDTACNADGHSLYDVIITTLCLEFATLTLEEYSTAVANVTRLLRPGGFLIVQGALENSHYWHNNQEFPSVVLNRAIVESSLTDAGCQAVDWKELARCCPQQEKPADHSAVFYCLARKI; this comes from the exons ATGATGGAGTCAAAACGGCTAGCGCTCGAGAAGTTATACAAAGATAATTTCCAGCCAGAAGAATATCTTACTACGTATTACCGTAGTTTGGATTCCGAAGTAGAGTTCTTTCTTCGCAATCTCCATcacttcttcttcgtttcaaACG GAGGAGAAGAATCTTCCGCCACTGCTAGTGACTTTGAAGGACTGGAAAAGCAGGTGGAACGAGAAGTGGATGAAGACGAAAAGGTGGCaaagaaacatgaaaagagggcgaaagaaaagaggcgtGTCTTGGAGATCGGTTCGGGTCCCGTGCCCATTTCAATGATCTCAGCCAGCCGTTGGTGTGAATGGATCGTTTGCAGCGATTTCTTGGAACAGAACCGACAAAAGATCAAACAGTGGTTGATGACGGCCAACGCGCAACCACCACCACCTGGCCAGAAGCATGATGAAACGTGGCTACCATTCTTCCGATACGTCGCCCAACTGGAACGGGCCGA ATCAGAGACGATTTTACTGGACCGAGTCCGTCACTCTGTTCGGGCTGTTGTACCGTGCAATGTCTTATTGACTGATCCTCTGATGGATAACAAAGACACCGCCTGTAATGCTGACGGCCATTCATTATACGACGTGATTATCACTACACTCTGTCTCGAATTTGCTACGCTTACGCTTGAAGAGTATTCGACAGCAGTGGCCAATGTAACTAGGCTCTTACGTCCAGGAGGCTTTCTTATCGTTCAG GGAGCACTGGAAAACAGCCATTATTGGCACAATAATCAGGAATTTCCGTCTGTTGTACTTAACCGTGCTATAGTTGAATCATCTTTAACGGATGCCGGATGTCAGGCAGTCGACTGGAAAGAATTGGCAAGGTGTTGCCCTCAGCAAGAGAAACCAGCTGATCATTCCGCTGTTTTCTATTGCCTAGCTCGGAAAATTTGA
- the LOC130696344 gene encoding signal transducer and activator of transcription 5B-like, translated as MSLWAKAQQLQGEALRQVQAVYGEHFPIEVRHFLAPWIESKIMSDVDPDNPQHEQYAASVVGALITELDSKALALTNEEFFLTKIKLQGAAEMFRQRYSQNPLGLLRIIRHCLGTELKLVQQAENMSLGMSSNPAALLPDASGEILQQLDILRQRTQETSEDLRRMEQEQEAFALEYHELTKIQANLTHLQNQAPSQQKNDFEKQLRVKKEMSEHKLNVKVLAELLQMRMALAEKHKETLMIIENLQARVLDDELIRWKREQQLAGNGVPFHSNLDSIQEWCEGLAEIIWLNRQQIKESERLRAKFPIMQANNTDHVPALNTQITQLLSSLVTSTFIIERQPPQVMKTNTRFTAMVRLLVGGKLNVHMTPPQVTVSIISEQQANTLLKNDKMAKGEASGEILNNTGTMEYQKASRQLSVSFRNMQLRKIKRAEKKGTESVMDEKFSLLFQSKFSVGGGELVFQVWTLSLPVVVIVHGNQEPHAWATVTWDNAFAEPGRTPFVVPDKVPWSQVAETLSTKFRSATGRALTESNQRFLASKAFRNPNLQLPLVGPEAGNLMLTWSQFCKEPLPERNFTFWEWFYALMKLTREHLRAPWMDNTIVGFIGRKQTEDLLKQCLRGTFMLRFSDSELGGVTIAWVGDSSEVFMLQPFTSKDFAIRTLADRVSDLKHLIYLYPDVPKDQAFGKYYTPFTESQTPTNGYVKPLLVTHVPGWSSGGGNLETGSYPPTPQGFYNPQSPDPSMGRDTPSVHSATSETVNSSFYPAAQAGQPNEISDSFQDFMSQVDELDNLEEFQMDLNTMGVLPANMAHFKS; from the exons ATGTCCCTGTGGGCCAAAGCACAGCAACTTCAAGGTGAAGCTCTGCGGCAGGTGCAGGCTGTTTATGGTGAACACTTCCCTATTGAAGTCAGACACTTTCTGGCACCATGGattgaaagcaaaataat GAGTGATGTTGATCCAGACAATCCTCAGCACGAGCAGTATGCTGCGTCTGTTGTTGGTGCTCTCATTACAGAACTTGATTCAAAAGCCCTAGCTCTTACCAATGAAGAATTTTTCCTGACTAAAATTAAACTCCAGGGAGCTGCTGAGATGTTCAGA CAACGATACAGCCAAAATCCCCTTGGTCTGCTCAGAATCATCAGACACTGCCTGGGTACCGAACTTAAGCTTGTTCAACAAGCTGAAAAT ATGAGCCTAGGCATGAGCAGCAACCCAGCTGCATTACTTCCTGATGCGTCAGGTGAAATTCTCCAGCAGTTGGACATATTACGCCAACGTACACAGGAGACGAGTGAAGATCTCAGACGAATGGAACAAGAGCAAGAAGCCTTTGCGTTAGAGTATCACGAACTAACAAAGATCCAAGCTAATCTGACGCACTTACAGAATCAGGCCCcatcacaacaaaaaaatgattttgagAAGCAATTGCGCgtcaagaaagaaatgagTGAACACAAGCTCAACGTCAAGGtg ctgGCCGAGTTACTGCAGATGCGGATGGCTTTGGCAGAAAAGCATAAAGAGACGCTGATGATAATTGAAAATCTGCAAGCTCGAGTTTTAGACGATGAACTTATCCGTTGGAAACGTGAACAACAATTAGCTGGGAATGGAGTGCCCTTCCATAGCAACCTAGATTCTATCCAG GAATGGTGTGAAGGTTTGGCGGAAATCATCTGGCTTAACAGGCAACAAATTAAGGAGTCGGAACGCCTCCGCGCCAAATTCCCCATCATGCAAGCGAATAATACGGATCACGTACCTGCACTTAACACGCAAATCACACAGTTACTCTCGTCGCTGGTAACCAG TACCTTCATTATTGAGCGCCAACCTCCCCAGGTTATGAAAACCAACACGCGTTTTACCGCAATGGTCCGGTTGCTGGTGGGCGGAAAGTTGAATGTACACATGACACCCCCTCAG GTTACGGTGTCTATAATCAGCGAACAGCAGGCCAATACGTTGCtgaaaaatgacaaaatggCAAAAGGAGAGGCATCGGGAGAGATTCTCAATAACACGGGCACTATGGAATATCAGAAAGCTTCACGCCAACTCTCTGTCTCATTCAG GAACATGCAATTGAGGAAGATAAAACGCGCCGAGAAGAAAGGCACAGAATCTGTGATGGATGAAAAGTTCTCTCTACTCTTCCAGTCCAAGTTCTCTGTTGGAGGCGGGGAATTAGTTTTCCAG GTCTGGACTTTGTCCTTGCCTGTTGTAGTTATTGTCCACGGAAACCAAGAGCCTCATGCTTGGGCCACAGTGACGTGGGATAACGCATTCGCCGAACCCGGTCGCACACCGTTCGTCGTGCCAGACAAGGTACCGTGGTCGCAAGTTGCCGAGACGCTCTCTACCAAATTTCGTTCGGCTACTGGCCGCGCTCTGACGGAAAGCAACCAGCGATTCCTGGCCTCAAAGGCCTTCCGCAATCCCAACCTGCAATTGCCACTTGTCGGGCCGGAAGCGGGCAACTTGATGCTCACGTGGTCTCAGTTTTGTAAAGAGCCACTGCCCGAACGCAATTTTACATTCTGGGAGTGGTTTTACGCCTTGATGAAGCTCACACGGGAGCACCTTCGCGCCCCTTGGATGGACAA CACGATCGTCGGTTTTATTGGGCGAAAGCAAACGGAAGACCTGCTGAAACAGTGTCTGCGGGGTACCTTCATGCTTCGCTTCTCCGATTCCGAGCTCGGAGGTGTCACCATTGCGTGGGTTGGAG ATTCAAGTGAAGTTTTTATGCTGCAACCGTTCACAAGCAAAGATTTCGCCATCCGCACTCTGGCTGATCGCGTCTCGGATTTGAAACACCTGATCTATTTGTATCCCGACGTCCCGAAGGATCAAGCGTTCGGCAAATATTACACACCATTTACCGAGAGCCAGACACCCACCAATGGCTATGTCAAGCCACTACTCGTCACTCACGTACCTGG CTGGAGCAGTGGTGGTGGTAATCTGGAAACGGGTAGCTACCCACCGACACCACAAGGTTTCTACAATCCACAGTCACCAGACCCAAGCATGGGCCGCGACACGCCGTCCGTTCACAGCGCGACCTCCGAGACGGTCAACAGCAG CTTCTATCCGGCGGCGCAGGCGGGCCAGCCAAACGAGATTTCCGACTCGTTTCAAGATTTCATGTCGCAAGTGGACGAACTGGACAACTTGGAGGAGTTTCAGATGGACCTGAACACGATGGGAGTTCTGCCGGCTAATATGGCCCATTTCAAGAGCTAA
- the LOC130696348 gene encoding uncharacterized protein LOC130696348, which produces MAHVGKRYFDDNMTFSKLFKVFPLFCCIASVWTQLSLRNMENVAVSETWSYLTVFNGLLGGTVENRDLFIELNELSGQSERRIAEYEKYTQRDNYTRRNTNPTEEWHSLLGNGILPDFNVAHSPRINRQPKLNFCNKNFRKKGYQLQPPNPDDKLAYNVPAMYSR; this is translated from the exons ATGGCACATGTTGGCAAAAGGTATTTCGACGACAACATGACGTTTTCTAAGCTCTTCAAAGTGTTCCCCTTGTTTTGCTGCATTGCTTCTGTTTGGACCCAGCTTTCACTCAG GAATATGGAAAATGTGGCAGTGTCTGAAACATGGTCATATCTGACAGTTTTTAATGGTTTACTTGGTGGAACTGTTGAAAATCGAGATCTTTTCATCGAACTAAATGAACTAAGTGGTCAAAGTGAACGTCGGATTGCCGAATATGAAAAA TATACCCAACGGGACAATTACACGAGGAGAAATACCAACCCAACGGAGGAGTGGCATTCCTTGCTTGGAAATG GTATTCTTCCAGATTTTAATGTCGCTCATTCCCCAAGGATAAATCGTCAGCCCAAGTTGAATTTCTGTAACAAGAACTTTCG GAAAAAAGGATATCAACTTCAGCCACCCAATCCCGATGACAAATTGGCGTACAACGTCCCTGCTATGTATAGCAGATAG